Proteins found in one Haloferax litoreum genomic segment:
- a CDS encoding helicase HerA domain-containing protein codes for MTDSDTETISVAEISDGPGGVGTEDPGTTVELPVVDILTGRGFITGKSGSGKSNTASVMIENLLSSNFPVLIVDTDGEYYGLKQEFELLHAGADEECDIQVSPEHAERLATLALEQNVPIILDVSGYLDDAAADELVTEVAKHLFAKEKKLKKPFLMLIEECHEYIPEKGGMDEAGKMLIKIGKRGRKHGLGVVGISQRPADVKKDFITQCDWLVWHRLTWRNDTKVVGRILGSEYADAIEDMGNGEGFLVTDWSESIRRVQFHKKQTFDAGATPGLDDFERPDLKSVDGNLVSDLKEISDEKERRESQIADLRQQIEKKEAKIRQLERELEEARDLSRMADQFAQAMFQKAEAPYRGGEGRNLNRPEEKQAALGEYGAADGDTERASTAGDEDGEPATDATPDEVARAVAANDEDISPHPRPPLEAPDGPPWPTHGFDVPTGDTDADTEDEDAWEAAANMGDFEPADLQPAPGAENRRDVVDRMTAIVNALGEVHHGMLEHYRERGISDPLAAHVAAGETGDQHLAYGRNRSLRRAGFIRHAGRGQYEYALPDLVSDEYADLLDAEELAETVAAIEKSFVDETETADE; via the coding sequence ATGACGGATTCGGACACGGAAACCATCTCGGTTGCCGAAATCAGTGACGGACCAGGGGGAGTGGGCACAGAAGACCCGGGGACGACTGTCGAACTGCCAGTCGTCGACATTCTCACCGGACGAGGGTTCATCACGGGCAAGTCCGGGTCCGGCAAGTCGAACACGGCGTCAGTGATGATAGAGAACCTGTTGTCGTCGAATTTTCCGGTGCTCATCGTCGACACAGACGGCGAGTACTACGGCCTCAAACAGGAGTTCGAACTCCTCCACGCGGGGGCGGACGAGGAGTGCGACATTCAGGTCAGCCCCGAACACGCCGAACGACTCGCCACGCTCGCCCTCGAACAGAACGTCCCGATTATCCTCGACGTGTCGGGCTACCTCGACGACGCGGCGGCGGACGAGTTGGTGACGGAGGTAGCGAAACACCTCTTCGCCAAGGAGAAGAAACTCAAGAAGCCGTTCTTGATGCTCATCGAAGAGTGCCACGAGTACATCCCGGAGAAAGGCGGGATGGACGAAGCGGGCAAGATGCTCATCAAAATCGGGAAACGCGGGCGTAAACACGGTCTCGGCGTCGTTGGCATCTCACAACGCCCGGCCGACGTGAAGAAGGACTTCATCACGCAGTGCGATTGGCTGGTCTGGCACCGTCTCACGTGGCGAAACGACACGAAAGTCGTCGGCCGTATCCTCGGGTCCGAGTACGCCGACGCTATCGAGGATATGGGCAACGGCGAGGGGTTCCTCGTCACCGACTGGTCCGAGTCCATCCGGCGCGTGCAGTTCCACAAGAAGCAGACGTTCGACGCCGGTGCGACCCCGGGTCTCGACGACTTCGAGCGCCCCGACCTGAAATCCGTCGACGGCAACCTCGTCTCGGACCTCAAAGAGATTTCAGACGAGAAAGAACGCCGCGAGAGCCAAATCGCAGACCTGCGCCAACAAATCGAGAAGAAGGAAGCCAAAATTCGCCAACTCGAACGCGAACTCGAAGAGGCCCGTGACCTCTCGCGGATGGCCGACCAGTTCGCGCAGGCGATGTTCCAGAAGGCCGAGGCACCCTACCGCGGTGGAGAGGGCCGCAACCTCAACCGACCCGAAGAGAAGCAGGCGGCACTCGGCGAGTACGGCGCGGCAGACGGCGACACGGAGCGTGCGAGCACGGCGGGCGACGAAGACGGCGAACCCGCCACGGACGCGACCCCCGACGAAGTCGCGCGGGCCGTCGCCGCCAACGACGAGGATATCTCGCCCCATCCGCGCCCACCACTCGAAGCGCCGGACGGTCCGCCGTGGCCCACGCACGGGTTCGACGTGCCGACCGGTGACACCGATGCCGACACCGAAGACGAGGACGCGTGGGAAGCGGCGGCCAACATGGGCGACTTCGAACCCGCCGACCTCCAACCGGCACCGGGTGCCGAGAACAGACGCGACGTGGTCGACCGAATGACTGCCATCGTGAACGCTCTCGGAGAGGTACACCACGGGATGCTCGAACACTACCGCGAACGCGGTATCTCCGACCCCCTCGCGGCACACGTCGCGGCGGGCGAGACGGGCGACCAGCACCTCGCATATGGCCGTAACCGGTCGCTTCGCCGAGCAGGGTTCATCCGCCACGCTGGCCGTGGACAGTACGAGTACGCCCTGCCGGACCTCGTCAGCGACGAGTACGCGGACCTTTTGGACGCCGAAGAACTCGCCGAGACAGTCGCTGCTATCGAGAAATCGTTCGTCGACGAAACAGAAACCGCCGACGAGTAA
- the tpiA gene encoding triose-phosphate isomerase, protein MFILVNLKAYPCDPIEVATAARDVAEESGVRIAVSPQAADISRVADTGVETWAQHVDPNDYGSHTGSTLAEAVAEAGAVGTLINHSEKRMKLADIDGSVRAAERAGLETCVCANNPAQIGAVSALGPDSVAVEPPELIGGDVSVATADPGIVTDAVDSAANVDEDVDVYCGAGISTGDDVVTAEELGASGILLASGVAKADDPRAALEDLVSGL, encoded by the coding sequence GTGTTCATCCTAGTCAACCTCAAGGCGTACCCGTGCGACCCCATCGAAGTAGCGACTGCCGCGCGCGACGTCGCCGAGGAGTCCGGCGTCCGCATCGCGGTGTCGCCCCAGGCGGCCGACATCTCGCGCGTCGCCGACACCGGCGTCGAGACGTGGGCGCAACACGTCGACCCGAACGACTACGGGAGTCACACCGGCAGCACACTCGCCGAAGCAGTCGCCGAGGCCGGTGCCGTCGGGACGCTCATCAACCACTCTGAGAAGCGAATGAAACTCGCCGACATCGACGGGTCGGTCCGGGCCGCCGAACGCGCTGGGCTGGAGACCTGCGTCTGTGCGAACAACCCCGCACAAATCGGTGCCGTCTCCGCGCTCGGACCTGACTCGGTCGCTGTCGAACCGCCGGAACTCATCGGTGGCGACGTGTCCGTCGCAACCGCAGACCCCGGTATCGTCACCGACGCCGTCGACTCAGCGGCCAACGTGGACGAAGACGTGGACGTGTACTGCGGTGCTGGTATCTCCACCGGTGACGACGTCGTGACCGCAGAAGAACTCGGCGCGTCCGGTATCCTCCTCGCGTCCGGTGTCGCCAAGGCCGACGACCCGCGCGCGGCCCTCGAAGACCTCGTCTCCGGACTGTAA
- a CDS encoding adenylate kinase family protein: protein MRLVVTGTPGTGKTTATDLVADALDQTVVHLNQLVKDDGLWTERDEDRDTLVVDLDAVRDHLGDWDGIVESHLAHHLDADRVVVLRCRPDVLEERLVERGEAEAKARENRESEALDVILGEAVEFHGEDAVYEIDTTERDPQAVADEIVAVAEGKREPSAGTVDFIEYL from the coding sequence GTGAGACTCGTCGTCACCGGGACTCCCGGAACCGGAAAGACGACGGCGACGGACCTCGTCGCCGACGCACTCGACCAGACCGTCGTCCACCTCAACCAACTCGTGAAGGACGACGGTCTCTGGACCGAACGCGACGAGGACCGCGACACACTCGTCGTGGACCTCGACGCAGTCCGCGACCACCTCGGCGACTGGGACGGTATCGTCGAGAGTCACCTCGCCCACCACCTCGACGCCGACCGCGTCGTCGTCCTCCGCTGCCGACCAGACGTACTCGAAGAACGACTCGTCGAACGAGGCGAGGCCGAGGCGAAAGCACGCGAGAACCGCGAGTCGGAAGCCCTCGACGTTATCCTCGGTGAAGCGGTCGAGTTCCACGGCGAGGACGCCGTCTACGAGATAGACACCACCGAGCGCGACCCGCAGGCAGTGGCCGACGAAATCGTGGCCGTCGCCGAAGGGAAGCGCGAACCGTCGGCAGGAACCGTCGACTTCATCGAATACCTATGA
- the hisC gene encoding histidinol-phosphate transaminase, producing MQPRDLSAHAPYVPGRGTEEVARELGLDPEELTKLSSNENPHGPSPKAVAAIEDAAPTVSVYPKTAHTDLTEALADKWGLDPEQVWVSPGADGSIDYLTRAMLEPGDTILEPSPGFSYYSMSARYHHGDAIQYEVSKADDFEQTADAVLDAYDGERMVYLTTPHNPSGSVLPRTELVELAESVEDHTLLVVDEAYGEFSEEPSAIDLLSEYDNIAVLRTFSKAYGLAGLRVGYTCVPEEWADAYARVNTPFAASEVACRAALAALDDPDHVEKSVESATWAREYLREELDVPTWESAGNFVLAEVGDATAVSEAAQREGVIVRDCGSFGLPECIRISCGTDAQTKRAVEVLNRVVSEVPTA from the coding sequence ATGCAACCACGGGACCTCTCCGCGCACGCTCCCTACGTACCCGGCCGCGGGACAGAGGAGGTCGCCCGCGAACTCGGGTTGGACCCCGAGGAATTGACGAAACTCTCCTCGAACGAGAATCCACACGGCCCGAGTCCGAAGGCCGTCGCGGCCATCGAAGACGCCGCGCCGACGGTGAGCGTTTACCCGAAGACGGCGCACACCGACCTGACGGAGGCCCTCGCCGACAAGTGGGGTCTCGACCCCGAACAGGTGTGGGTCTCTCCCGGTGCCGACGGGTCTATCGACTATCTGACCCGCGCGATGCTCGAACCCGGTGACACCATCCTCGAACCGTCACCCGGGTTCTCGTACTACTCGATGAGCGCTCGCTACCACCACGGCGATGCCATCCAGTACGAGGTGTCGAAGGCCGACGACTTCGAGCAGACCGCAGACGCGGTGCTCGACGCCTACGACGGCGAGCGCATGGTCTACCTGACCACGCCGCACAACCCGAGTGGGTCTGTCCTCCCGCGAACGGAACTCGTCGAACTGGCCGAGTCAGTCGAAGACCACACGCTCCTCGTCGTGGACGAAGCGTACGGCGAGTTCTCCGAGGAACCGTCGGCAATCGACCTGCTCTCGGAGTACGACAACATCGCTGTCCTGCGCACCTTCTCGAAGGCCTACGGCCTCGCCGGCCTCAGGGTCGGTTACACGTGCGTCCCCGAAGAGTGGGCTGACGCCTACGCCCGGGTGAACACCCCCTTCGCCGCGAGCGAGGTTGCGTGCCGCGCCGCACTCGCCGCTCTCGACGACCCAGACCACGTCGAAAAGTCGGTCGAGTCCGCGACGTGGGCCCGCGAGTACCTCCGCGAAGAACTCGACGTGCCGACGTGGGAGAGCGCCGGTAACTTCGTCCTCGCCGAAGTCGGTGACGCCACTGCCGTCTCTGAGGCCGCACAGCGAGAGGGTGTCATCGTCCGCGACTGCGGGAGTTTCGGCCTCCCCGAGTGCATCCGCATCTCCTGCGGCACGGACGCACAGACGAAACGCGCCGTCGAAGTCCTCAACCGTGTCGTCTCGGAGGTGCCGACGGCGTGA
- a CDS encoding DUF1059 domain-containing protein — translation MPFKSSCLSHCGTTVEGTSAQEVGVRLKEHMEEAHDIPVDPLEVSEFAIECESAEVAIQAR, via the coding sequence ATGCCCTTCAAATCGAGTTGTCTCTCTCACTGCGGTACGACGGTCGAAGGAACCTCTGCTCAGGAAGTCGGTGTGCGACTGAAAGAACACATGGAAGAGGCACACGACATCCCTGTGGACCCACTCGAAGTCAGTGAGTTCGCAATCGAGTGCGAGAGTGCCGAAGTCGCGATACAAGCCCGGTAG
- a CDS encoding multiprotein bridging factor aMBF1 → MPQCEMCGSDQASLKTVKVEGAELQLCDDCAQFGTEVRTESTSSASTKYSTSSSSGKASRSSGSSSSSSSKKRRRRDMFDDMDEIATDYDSRIRQARESRGMSQEELAKSLNEKASLIRKLERGDIMPPDTVRKKLERKLDISLVEGASDDDSEWSGGGSTKTTLGDVVKRKD, encoded by the coding sequence ATGCCTCAGTGCGAGATGTGTGGCTCCGACCAAGCCTCTCTGAAGACTGTGAAGGTCGAAGGCGCAGAACTACAGTTGTGTGACGACTGCGCCCAGTTCGGCACGGAGGTCCGCACCGAGTCGACTTCCAGCGCGAGCACGAAGTACTCTACCTCCTCGTCGAGTGGGAAGGCGTCTCGCTCGTCTGGGTCGTCGTCTTCGTCCTCGTCGAAGAAGCGCCGTCGCCGCGACATGTTCGACGACATGGACGAGATTGCCACCGATTACGACTCGCGTATCCGGCAGGCGCGCGAGTCGCGTGGCATGAGTCAGGAAGAACTCGCGAAGTCGCTCAACGAGAAGGCGAGTCTCATCCGCAAACTCGAACGTGGCGACATCATGCCCCCGGACACCGTCCGGAAGAAACTCGAACGCAAACTCGACATCTCGCTCGTCGAGGGTGCGAGCGACGACGACTCCGAGTGGTCTGGTGGCGGCAGCACCAAGACGACGCTCGGCGACGTGGTCAAGCGCAAAGACTGA
- a CDS encoding substrate-binding domain-containing protein codes for MLRRRYLQTVGTVGVVATAGCLGGGGDERTEMKDTGSRSTADATTEADAGTGDLVLATATTAYDTGLLDALHDAFSARFGVRVKTLVQGTGAALRTAADGDADVVITHARSAEDAFLRAGHGVNRRDLMHNDFLVVGPSDDPAGIDSVGNDPIGAFRAIADSEALFLSRGDDSGTHRKEQALWTEAGITPAGRWYQATGDGMGDTLRQASRRGAYTLVDRGTYSVVADSSSLVPFVEGPLGGGPEILRNEYAVIATNPARHDVNYTLAMAYIGFLTGREGQGIIRDFGDSTLFVPDALDESPPPDQYRPLSGGD; via the coding sequence ATGCTGCGGCGTCGGTACCTCCAGACAGTCGGGACGGTCGGTGTTGTCGCTACCGCAGGGTGTCTCGGTGGGGGCGGAGACGAGCGTACCGAGATGAAGGACACCGGCAGTCGCTCGACGGCAGACGCAACGACCGAAGCCGACGCCGGGACGGGTGACCTCGTTCTCGCGACGGCGACGACTGCCTACGACACTGGCTTGCTCGACGCGCTTCACGACGCATTTTCAGCCAGGTTCGGCGTGCGGGTCAAGACGCTGGTTCAGGGAACCGGCGCGGCCTTGCGAACCGCCGCCGACGGCGACGCAGACGTGGTCATCACACACGCCCGGAGCGCCGAAGACGCGTTCCTCCGCGCGGGCCACGGCGTCAATCGGCGCGACCTGATGCACAACGACTTCCTCGTCGTCGGCCCCAGCGACGACCCGGCCGGTATCGACTCGGTGGGAAACGACCCAATTGGTGCGTTTCGGGCAATTGCCGACTCTGAGGCGTTGTTTCTCTCCCGCGGCGACGACTCCGGAACGCACCGCAAAGAACAGGCGTTGTGGACCGAAGCCGGAATCACCCCGGCGGGTCGGTGGTATCAGGCCACCGGTGACGGGATGGGCGACACGCTCAGACAGGCGAGTCGGCGCGGTGCGTACACGCTCGTCGATAGAGGAACCTACAGCGTGGTGGCCGATTCGTCGTCGCTCGTCCCGTTCGTCGAAGGTCCACTCGGTGGCGGGCCCGAAATCCTTCGAAACGAGTACGCCGTCATCGCCACCAACCCCGCGAGACACGACGTGAACTACACGCTCGCCATGGCGTACATCGGGTTCCTCACCGGCCGGGAAGGACAAGGGATAATCCGCGACTTCGGTGACTCGACGCTGTTCGTCCCGGACGCACTGGACGAGAGTCCCCCGCCAGACCAGTATCGACCACTCTCCGGCGGCGATTGA
- a CDS encoding DNA polymerase Y family protein: MAEETLPGTETDADVDRIVLHVDMDCFYASCERLREPELVGEPVVVGMGYEPGEGHGAVATASYEAREFGVESAQPISTALDRLPRIDERAGDDEPLEDTEGVGYYRTVDLDFYKSVAADVKEILHDCADVVREVSIDEAYLDVTDRTAWDVAPTGDRTLAEGYARYVKQRIARDVGVEASIGVAPNMSTAKIASDFDKPDGLVVVRPGEVKSFLAPIPVEEVHGVGPVTARELASLDIETAGDLADADPNILESNFGSRGRELHERARGHDDRRVTPTGRPKSLSRESAFTDPTAEMEAKSEVVRALAADVADRAQSRGAMYRTIGIKVVVPPFDINTRARSLPGPVDDPDLVESVALDLLDAEFADETVRKLGVRVSNLSFSSADQSSLDGWKSAAGVSPSERIDGDAGESSTGDDQSSARRRKHRGQSSLVEFD, translated from the coding sequence ATGGCGGAGGAGACGCTTCCGGGGACGGAGACGGACGCCGACGTGGATAGAATCGTCCTCCACGTCGACATGGACTGTTTCTACGCCTCCTGCGAACGACTCCGAGAACCCGAACTCGTCGGCGAACCGGTCGTCGTCGGGATGGGCTACGAACCGGGCGAAGGCCACGGGGCCGTCGCAACCGCGAGTTACGAGGCCCGCGAGTTCGGCGTCGAGAGCGCGCAACCAATCTCGACGGCACTCGACAGACTCCCCCGAATCGACGAACGTGCCGGTGACGACGAACCCCTCGAAGACACCGAGGGTGTGGGCTACTACCGCACGGTGGACCTCGACTTCTACAAGTCCGTCGCCGCCGACGTGAAGGAGATTCTCCACGACTGCGCCGACGTGGTCCGCGAGGTGAGTATCGACGAAGCGTACCTCGACGTGACCGACCGAACCGCGTGGGACGTGGCCCCCACGGGTGACAGGACACTCGCCGAAGGCTACGCTCGCTACGTCAAACAGCGCATCGCCCGCGACGTGGGCGTCGAGGCGTCTATCGGCGTCGCACCGAACATGTCCACCGCGAAAATCGCCTCCGACTTCGACAAACCAGATGGCCTCGTCGTGGTCAGACCGGGGGAAGTCAAGTCGTTCCTCGCGCCAATTCCCGTCGAAGAGGTCCACGGTGTCGGCCCCGTCACGGCCCGCGAGTTGGCGAGTTTGGACATCGAGACAGCGGGCGACTTGGCCGATGCCGACCCGAACATCCTCGAATCGAACTTCGGGTCGCGGGGCCGCGAACTCCACGAACGAGCACGAGGGCACGACGACAGGCGCGTCACCCCGACGGGCCGACCGAAGAGTCTCTCCAGAGAGTCCGCGTTCACCGACCCGACCGCCGAGATGGAAGCCAAAAGCGAAGTCGTCCGCGCACTCGCCGCCGACGTGGCAGACCGAGCGCAGTCACGCGGGGCGATGTACCGAACCATCGGTATCAAAGTCGTCGTCCCGCCGTTCGACATCAACACCAGAGCGCGGTCACTCCCCGGTCCCGTCGACGACCCCGACCTCGTCGAATCGGTCGCGCTCGACTTACTCGACGCGGAGTTCGCCGACGAGACGGTCCGAAAACTTGGCGTTCGCGTCTCGAACCTCTCGTTTTCGTCGGCCGACCAGTCGAGTCTGGACGGATGGAAGTCCGCTGCTGGAGTGTCGCCGTCAGAACGGATTGACGGAGACGCAGGCGAGTCCTCGACTGGCGACGACCAGTCGTCTGCAAGACGGCGGAAGCACCGCGGTCAGTCATCGCTCGTGGAGTTCGATTAG
- a CDS encoding gluconate 2-dehydrogenase subunit 3 family protein, whose product MRLTRRDALTVLAGMGIVGGGAVAADRFTPPTADDQSAETGDDGGPATDVLPTMVAVAEVVYPSEATGVPEFVETYVFGRVRDDERDSQMHAAAAELDGVARDWYDAPFFDLPTDERDSLLRELGVDTADPVPDGTISERLRFHVVNELLYAFYASPTGGRLVGIENPIGHPGGTESYRRATMETLAAEGERDDE is encoded by the coding sequence ATGCGACTGACTCGACGGGACGCACTCACAGTTCTCGCTGGCATGGGTATCGTCGGCGGCGGAGCAGTCGCCGCCGACCGATTCACCCCGCCGACGGCGGACGACCAGTCCGCCGAGACGGGCGACGACGGTGGCCCGGCGACGGACGTGCTGCCGACGATGGTCGCCGTGGCAGAAGTCGTCTATCCGAGCGAGGCGACCGGCGTTCCCGAATTCGTCGAGACGTACGTCTTCGGACGGGTGCGAGACGACGAACGCGACTCGCAGATGCACGCGGCCGCCGCTGAACTCGACGGCGTGGCCCGCGATTGGTACGACGCGCCGTTTTTCGACCTGCCGACCGATGAACGAGATTCGCTGCTGCGTGAACTCGGCGTCGACACCGCAGACCCCGTCCCGGACGGCACCATCTCGGAGCGACTCCGCTTCCACGTCGTGAACGAACTCCTCTACGCGTTCTACGCCTCACCGACTGGCGGCCGCCTCGTCGGCATCGAGAACCCCATCGGACACCCCGGCGGGACGGAAAGTTACAGACGAGCGACGATGGAGACGCTTGCGGCCGAAGGAGAGCGAGACGATGAGTGA
- a CDS encoding CDP-alcohol phosphatidyltransferase family protein, giving the protein MTLDQYRDTADKLLAPFVSAADTAGLSPNGVSVIAFAFAVAAGVAFGIADPLWYGLGAVFVFLNGWLDLVDGALAREQGVSSKAGDMLDHVLDRYADIVVLVGLAAGIDSFALGLAAVTGVLMTSYLGTQIQAVGLGRAYGGLVGRADRLALIGITGLVAAVYTGTIAGFTVVGWLLVVFAIIGHFTALQRFWGAWSDLT; this is encoded by the coding sequence ATGACGCTGGACCAATATCGCGACACGGCAGACAAACTCCTCGCACCGTTCGTCTCGGCGGCCGATACCGCAGGACTCTCACCGAACGGCGTCAGCGTCATCGCGTTCGCCTTCGCCGTCGCGGCGGGCGTCGCGTTCGGTATCGCCGACCCGTTGTGGTACGGCCTCGGTGCCGTCTTCGTCTTCCTCAATGGCTGGTTGGACCTCGTCGACGGCGCTCTCGCCCGCGAGCAGGGCGTCTCGTCGAAGGCCGGCGACATGCTCGACCACGTGCTGGACCGCTACGCCGACATCGTCGTCCTCGTTGGTCTCGCCGCCGGTATCGACTCGTTCGCACTCGGCCTCGCCGCCGTCACGGGCGTCCTCATGACCTCGTACCTCGGGACGCAGATTCAGGCCGTCGGCCTCGGGCGCGCCTACGGCGGACTCGTCGGCCGGGCCGACCGACTCGCCCTCATCGGCATCACTGGTCTCGTCGCCGCCGTCTACACCGGGACTATCGCCGGGTTCACCGTCGTCGGATGGTTGCTCGTCGTCTTCGCCATCATCGGTCACTTCACCGCACTCCAGCGGTTCTGGGGCGCGTGGAGCGACCTGACGTAG
- a CDS encoding fumarylacetoacetate hydrolase family protein codes for MHHVRFRDPAGAVRTGEWHGDTVSFGGERYDLGEVDVLPPCDPTKIVCIGRNYAKHAEERDEEVPDRPLLFLKPPNAVASHQDTVTLPAGKENVEHEAELAVVIGEQCRNVAVEDAESVIAGYTIMNDVSNRDDQDIESNWVRGKAFDGAAPLGPVLADPEHLPEDASITLWVDGETRQDSSIEHLIFSIPELIAEITTYVTLEPGDVISTGTPEGVGPLVDGDHVEVEIEGVGVLEHDVRQD; via the coding sequence ATGCACCACGTTCGATTCCGCGACCCGGCAGGCGCAGTCCGAACGGGCGAGTGGCACGGAGACACCGTCTCGTTCGGTGGCGAGAGGTACGACCTCGGCGAAGTCGATGTCCTTCCGCCGTGTGACCCGACCAAAATCGTCTGCATCGGTCGCAACTACGCCAAGCACGCCGAAGAACGCGACGAGGAAGTTCCAGACCGACCACTGCTCTTTCTCAAGCCGCCAAACGCCGTGGCGAGTCATCAAGACACCGTCACCCTCCCAGCAGGGAAGGAAAACGTCGAGCACGAGGCCGAACTGGCCGTCGTCATCGGCGAGCAGTGCCGGAACGTCGCTGTCGAAGACGCCGAGTCGGTCATCGCGGGGTATACCATCATGAACGACGTGTCGAACCGCGACGACCAGGACATCGAGTCGAATTGGGTCCGCGGCAAAGCCTTCGACGGTGCGGCACCCCTCGGCCCAGTCCTCGCCGACCCGGAACACCTCCCCGAGGACGCGAGCATCACCCTCTGGGTCGACGGTGAAACCCGACAAGACTCCAGTATCGAGCACCTCATCTTCTCCATCCCGGAACTCATCGCCGAGATTACGACGTACGTGACGCTCGAACCCGGCGACGTCATCTCGACTGGGACCCCCGAAGGCGTCGGCCCACTCGTCGACGGCGACCACGTCGAAGTCGAAATCGAAGGCGTCGGCGTCCTCGAACACGACGTGCGACAGGACTGA
- a CDS encoding GMC family oxidoreductase, with protein sequence MSDAAETDRTPVEDADLCIVGAGPAGGIVAHRLAEAGVSVVVLEAGPRFDGDRRNQLDRHLRPGLGNPWEMGGPRDEFTSSGESFYPLNDARVKGVGGTTLHWQGMVMRLHERDFELASRHGVGVDWPISYDDLKPYYAAAERELGVAGAVDNPYAPPRDEPYPLPAFPPSHSDSIFAEACERLGIDMHSVPNARNSEPYDGRSSCVGYGTCKPVCPSGAKYTAESHVEKAESAGARVIDHARVRRLEHDESGERVVAARYTTPDGETHRQEADQFVLACGGVENVRLLLLSASAAYPDGLANSSGVVGRYFMDHLFAGMGGRLDRSTRQNHVGFNTSETHQFYDDTDPVNGLKLEFLNYAGPSPVVDALHADTWGDELRTQLAESYGTHIAMGALVEQLPREDNYVTLDSETTDDLGDPVPEVHWSVDDETKAALARANEIQASVLDELGVGVDWTVGPENTGPAFHHMGTTRMGDDPETSVVDAECRTHDLQNLWIAGSSVFPTGGAMNPTLTIAALSVRLAESLRRDVE encoded by the coding sequence ATGAGTGACGCCGCCGAGACTGACCGAACACCCGTCGAGGATGCCGACCTCTGTATCGTCGGAGCGGGACCGGCGGGCGGCATCGTCGCCCACCGACTGGCAGAAGCAGGCGTGAGCGTCGTCGTCCTCGAAGCGGGACCCAGATTCGACGGTGACAGGCGGAACCAATTGGACCGACACCTCCGTCCCGGCCTCGGCAACCCGTGGGAGATGGGTGGCCCCCGTGACGAGTTCACGTCGTCGGGTGAGTCGTTCTATCCGCTGAACGACGCCCGCGTGAAGGGAGTCGGTGGGACCACGCTCCACTGGCAGGGGATGGTCATGCGGCTCCACGAACGTGACTTCGAACTCGCCTCGCGCCACGGTGTCGGCGTCGATTGGCCCATCTCGTACGACGACCTGAAACCGTACTACGCCGCCGCTGAGCGTGAACTTGGGGTCGCTGGTGCGGTCGATAATCCGTACGCGCCGCCGCGTGACGAACCGTATCCACTGCCCGCGTTTCCGCCGTCACACTCTGACTCCATCTTCGCCGAGGCGTGCGAGCGACTCGGCATCGACATGCACTCGGTTCCCAACGCGCGCAACTCGGAACCGTACGACGGGCGCTCGTCGTGTGTCGGATACGGGACCTGCAAACCGGTCTGTCCGTCGGGCGCGAAGTACACCGCCGAGTCGCACGTCGAGAAAGCCGAATCCGCTGGCGCGCGCGTCATCGACCACGCTCGCGTCCGACGCCTCGAACACGACGAGTCCGGCGAACGCGTCGTGGCCGCGAGGTACACCACACCCGACGGAGAGACTCACAGGCAGGAGGCAGACCAGTTCGTCCTCGCCTGCGGCGGCGTCGAGAACGTCCGATTGCTCCTGCTCTCGGCGTCTGCCGCGTATCCTGACGGCCTCGCCAACTCGTCGGGCGTAGTCGGACGCTACTTTATGGACCACCTCTTCGCCGGGATGGGTGGCCGCCTCGACAGGTCGACCAGACAGAACCACGTCGGCTTCAACACCAGCGAGACGCACCAGTTCTACGACGACACCGACCCCGTCAACGGTCTCAAACTGGAGTTTCTGAACTACGCCGGCCCCTCTCCGGTCGTCGATGCGCTCCACGCCGACACGTGGGGCGACGAGTTGCGGACGCAGTTGGCGGAGTCCTACGGGACACACATCGCGATGGGTGCGTTGGTCGAACAACTTCCACGCGAAGACAACTACGTCACGCTCGATTCGGAGACGACGGACGATTTGGGCGACCCGGTCCCGGAGGTCCACTGGTCGGTCGACGACGAGACGAAGGCGGCACTCGCTCGCGCGAACGAGATTCAGGCGTCGGTGCTGGACGAACTCGGTGTCGGTGTCGACTGGACTGTCGGCCCGGAGAACACCGGCCCGGCGTTTCACCACATGGGAACGACGAGGATGGGCGACGACCCGGAGACGAGCGTCGTCGACGCCGAGTGCCGGACGCACGACCTGCAAAACCTCTGGATTGCTGGGTCCAGTGTCTTCCCGACGGGGGGCGCGATGAACCCGACGCTCACCATCGCCGCGTTATCAGTCCGTCTCGCCGAATCGCTCCGGCGAGACGTCGAGTAA